The genome window TTGTCGGCTCGCGCCATGCCGACCGCGGTCGAGATAGCGGTCCCCGCATGGCCGACGCCGAAGAGGTCGTAGTCGCTCTCGCCGGGCATCGGGAAGCCACCAATGCCGCCGTCCTTGCGAAGCTGGTCAAACCCGGCCTGACGGCCGGTGAGCATCTTGTGCGGATAGCACTGGTGGCCCACATCGAACAGCAGCCTGTCCGGGCCCTCCGGGTATGGGCCGAAGTCGTAGACGTGATGCAGAGCGATGGTCAGCTCGACGACGCCGAGGTTGCTGGCGAGGTGGCCGCCACTTCTGCCGACGGCATCGAGGATGCCAGCCCGCATTTCGTCGGCGAGCTGTTCGAGCCCATTCATGTCCAGCCGCTTCACGTCGGCCGGCGTGGCGATGGTGGGCAGGATGGGCGTGCGGTTCGGCTCAGTCATCGGCAAGTCGCTACGGCACCACACTCTATGCGGCCCCAGCCGCTGTCTTACCCGATGCTGCTGCTGCTGGGAAGTGCCCGCAACTTTCAACGGCCCCGTCGCGCCCAGACCTCACGAACTGAGCCGGCGAATCAGTCCGATAATGAGGCACACAACGCCTGCGAGCAGGAGCGGAACCCCGATGCAGAAACTGATACCGCCCACGGCCCCGCTGCCGGCGAAGCTCATGATGCTCGGACCGACGAGCATGGCCGCAGACTCACCCTCGTCGGCGGTGACCTCGATCTCATACGTGCCAGCCGCGGGCAGGGTGAAACCCCGGATCGCGACCCACTCCGGTCCTCCGCCTTCAAACCGCTCATCGATCGTGGCGCTCTGGACGCTGACGCTGCTGTCGTCGGGAGCGGTGACGGTCACCGACAAACCAGCCGGCTCGACACCACCGTCGCTGTAAAGCCGGTAGTTTCCCGAATCGGTAGCGGAGAAAGTCGTTGAGCCGGGCGCGTCGAACTCCGACATCCCGCTGCCGAACTCAGTGACGATGCTGCCAATGGCAATGCCGCCGACGATCATCAGGACGACGCTAACCATGGTCAGCAGGCCGCCGATGATGAGAAGAACTTTGCCCTTCTTCTTGGGCGGCTCGTTTGCCGGAAGAGCGACGGGGTCGAAGGTCATAGCCCAAGACTAGCGGGCTCCCGCCGCCTCGCCAATCGGGCGGCTGCGCAAGCTGACAAACCCATCGATCTCATTGATGACGATCGAATAGGCTCATGCGATGAGAATCACTCGGGGTGACGGATCAGACCGACATTTGGTGCTCTCGCTCCTCACGATCCCCATCGTGTTCTTTCTCCTGATCACCTCGTTCCCGGCCGGCTTGCTGCCGCCCATGATCATCGGGTCGGTATTCGAAGATCGGCCGACGGCTGACTCCCAAAGCGGTGAGACCTTGTGGCTCCTGCTCGTTGCCGGAGTCGCGACTGTGATCCACCTCGGCGTCTCAACACTGGCACTTCGCAAACGCCGAAGCTGGTTTGCAGGACTGAGCGGAACACTGTGGCTCGCCCTGGCGTGGGTCGTTTACCTGCTCGGGCTCGGGATGGGCGTCTTGCTCGCGATCGAGATCGCCACCTGAATGATCAGTCGCCGTAACCGTCCGGGTGCTTCTCGTGCC of Planctomycetota bacterium contains these proteins:
- a CDS encoding 1-deoxy-D-xylulose-5-phosphate synthase N-terminal domain-containing protein, which produces MTEPNRTPILPTIATPADVKRLDMNGLEQLADEMRAGILDAVGRSGGHLASNLGVVELTIALHHVYDFGPYPEGPDRLLFDVGHQCYPHKMLTGRQAGFDQLRKDGGIGGFPMPGESDYDLFGVGHAGTAISTAVGMARADKAMDRDNHVVALVGDASIVNGLAFEGLNNAGTLDRQLLVVLNDNGMSISGPQGAFAEYLERVRVSTTYEEFKKLTKSFLKQMPHAVEDAM